From Solwaraspora sp. WMMD1047, the proteins below share one genomic window:
- a CDS encoding ABC-2 family transporter protein, translating into MAAGAGGAVAGYRPAQLVTFVWVGQGLLAVVWIGGWTDLAERIRTGEVASDLLRPVHPVVSYLAADLGRAGHAAMTRFLPPVLTAPLFFEMHLPDRWFTGPLFVLSAALAVVVCFGCRYLVNATAYWLHDARGPLTVWGLGSGVLAGLYFPLRFLPDWLALPLWIGTPFPSLLQIPLDVAVERDRPSTQLASVVLQAGWAVLIILACRAVQRRAERRLVVQGG; encoded by the coding sequence GTGGCGGCCGGGGCCGGCGGTGCCGTCGCCGGCTACCGGCCCGCGCAGCTTGTCACCTTCGTCTGGGTGGGGCAGGGCCTGCTCGCCGTCGTCTGGATCGGCGGCTGGACCGACCTGGCCGAGCGGATCCGCACCGGCGAGGTGGCGAGCGACCTGCTGCGGCCGGTGCACCCGGTGGTCAGCTACCTCGCGGCCGACCTCGGCCGGGCCGGGCACGCGGCGATGACCCGCTTCCTGCCGCCGGTGCTGACCGCACCGCTCTTCTTCGAGATGCACCTGCCCGACCGCTGGTTCACCGGGCCGCTCTTCGTGCTCTCCGCCGCCCTGGCCGTGGTGGTCTGCTTCGGGTGCCGATACCTGGTCAACGCCACCGCGTACTGGCTGCACGACGCGCGTGGACCGCTCACCGTCTGGGGGCTTGGCAGCGGCGTGCTGGCCGGGCTGTACTTCCCGCTGCGGTTCCTGCCCGACTGGCTCGCGCTGCCGCTCTGGATCGGCACCCCGTTCCCGAGTCTCCTGCAGATACCGCTGGACGTGGCGGTGGAGCGCGACCGCCCGTCGACGCAGCTCGCGTCCGTGGTGCTGCAGGCCGGCTGGGCGGTGCTCATCATCCTGGCCTGCCGGGCCGTGCAGCGCCGGGCGGAGCGGCGGCTGGTGGTGCAGGGTGGCTGA
- a CDS encoding WG repeat-containing protein: protein MTIDRYPTRWGEETADPDWVTAPTAEWEAVFPGQRYPGDHGDHGAAEPRPRRPGERPAGPAGRATVFGPNGDPARAPDGFDADGYDQAGAPGGDRRRPGRNGRGRDRDAWEPDGWEEPDERAGLRPDKRGGPRPDERGRPRPDERGGVRPGRRDLDPADEGRRAGRDGRGAPPGGRPTWSEPHDPAPVSASRSGPSGAKWLDDPPEPQWLDDPPEPLGRGRPAQRPAPARRDGPPPGRGEPPRRGEPIRPGEAARRDEPGRRDEPVRRAAPLRDQRDAPARDQREAPVRDQREAARRDEPGRRDRPARRDDQIRRDEHLDGPQRDGPRHDEPTYDGPRRGRSQRAGQRHDGPQRDGPQREGPRRGEPLRPAAYGAPPGPPPAQGWRDGAELDAADDDAWFGNDRSAAAPGWAASGRRPDRETPPARQGGRFLDPVEVDGPTRDLRTPPGLARRPDRSTWPERPDRPERLQPGDRVQPGDRVQPGERVQSGAHPEPGDRVERVDRSRPPVAPPAAGLRLEFRTGATTGRAEESAPPARPALDADDAPVSPAGSTDRAEPHGVGPSGTAGDRSGDAARVGTDHRHRAAGADRADQDDQAEWADIEPASSGPVDGPPVEPASSRLGEPELIVVGRREIPEPRDPGDDAATTTPPVGSPSSESPAPDSDEPTTGSAAEVAGAGYDPLTDPIREPLAESVLASPTDPVAEQKPDPLTDPIPADQLPDPDLASTAPADSVVASPDTVLPVGPASGAATALSAPTMLAPIVRTDDPPPTESAAPAEPERPADPEHVLATYQWRFHHETLRELVEDPDELRAIRDRLTEKLDPATDNRTRARLLSLRAVVSRILGDLGKALADGKLGLAHAEATGELRRIAIAQARLAHVLQWRGEFDEADRLFEEANSSELPDRLRATMHEHAGRSCYDQGRYMEACNHFEKALELRKVEDPELIARTELALDAVFSRVAQNGWGPYPRTREEVLRLHRPPLPTFSEQAKRWGYADPDGQLVVAPNYADAQPFRDGVAWVRRPEARTWELIDESGATLIDASTGYLNVGSFNDGLAWVSRDGARTWIAIDKTNRAVITVGYDDVRPFRRGIAAIRRLGVWGAVDKTGKVVVAPRYDGFTTALTDGRYIDGFTDEGLAIVDMGGRKGVIDRTGKVLVAPVHPALVIHPVAFLIGSGTGKWGALDRRGAPLIDAYHPSRTAVMDEIDRLLADTKPVL, encoded by the coding sequence ATGACCATCGACCGGTACCCGACCCGGTGGGGCGAGGAGACCGCCGACCCGGATTGGGTGACCGCGCCCACCGCGGAGTGGGAGGCCGTCTTCCCGGGCCAGCGGTACCCGGGCGACCACGGCGACCACGGGGCGGCCGAGCCGCGACCCCGTCGACCCGGCGAGCGGCCGGCCGGTCCGGCCGGGCGGGCCACCGTCTTCGGGCCGAACGGCGATCCGGCCCGCGCTCCGGACGGGTTCGACGCCGACGGGTACGACCAGGCCGGCGCACCGGGTGGCGACCGGCGGCGCCCCGGCCGCAACGGCCGGGGCCGGGACCGGGACGCCTGGGAACCGGACGGCTGGGAAGAGCCGGACGAGCGGGCCGGTCTCCGCCCGGACAAGCGCGGCGGCCCCCGCCCCGACGAACGCGGCAGACCCCGGCCGGACGAGCGCGGCGGGGTGCGTCCCGGCCGGCGCGACCTCGATCCGGCGGACGAAGGCCGGCGGGCCGGACGCGACGGGCGCGGCGCCCCGCCCGGCGGCCGGCCGACCTGGTCCGAGCCGCACGACCCGGCGCCGGTCTCCGCGTCGCGGTCCGGGCCGAGCGGCGCGAAGTGGCTCGACGATCCGCCCGAGCCACAGTGGCTGGACGACCCGCCGGAACCGCTGGGACGTGGCCGTCCGGCGCAGCGGCCGGCCCCCGCCCGACGCGACGGACCACCGCCGGGCCGGGGCGAGCCGCCGCGACGTGGCGAGCCGATCCGGCCGGGCGAGGCCGCCCGCCGTGATGAACCGGGCCGTCGCGACGAGCCGGTCCGCCGTGCTGCGCCCCTGCGCGACCAGCGCGACGCGCCAGCCCGCGACCAGCGCGAGGCCCCGGTTCGCGACCAGCGCGAGGCGGCCCGGCGGGACGAACCGGGTCGCCGGGACCGACCGGCCCGGCGCGACGACCAGATCCGGCGCGACGAGCACCTTGACGGACCACAGCGCGACGGACCGCGCCACGACGAGCCGACGTATGACGGCCCGCGTCGCGGGAGGTCGCAGCGTGCAGGGCAACGTCACGATGGGCCTCAGCGCGACGGCCCGCAGCGCGAGGGTCCTCGGCGTGGCGAACCGTTGCGGCCGGCGGCGTACGGTGCGCCGCCCGGACCGCCGCCGGCCCAGGGCTGGCGGGATGGGGCCGAACTCGACGCCGCCGACGACGACGCCTGGTTCGGCAACGACCGGTCGGCGGCCGCGCCGGGATGGGCGGCGAGCGGCCGCCGCCCCGACCGGGAGACACCGCCGGCCCGGCAGGGCGGGCGCTTCCTCGACCCGGTCGAAGTGGACGGTCCCACCCGCGATCTTCGGACCCCACCCGGGCTCGCCCGCCGCCCCGACCGGTCGACCTGGCCCGAACGGCCGGACCGCCCCGAACGCCTCCAGCCGGGCGACCGCGTCCAACCCGGTGACCGCGTCCAGCCGGGCGAGCGGGTCCAATCGGGTGCGCACCCCGAACCCGGTGACCGGGTCGAGCGGGTGGACCGGTCCCGGCCACCCGTCGCCCCGCCGGCCGCCGGCCTGCGGCTGGAGTTCCGCACCGGGGCCACCACCGGGCGCGCCGAGGAGTCGGCGCCGCCGGCCCGACCGGCCCTCGACGCCGACGACGCTCCCGTTTCCCCGGCCGGCTCCACCGACCGGGCCGAGCCACACGGTGTCGGGCCGAGCGGCACGGCGGGCGACCGCTCGGGCGACGCCGCCCGGGTCGGTACCGACCACCGCCACCGCGCGGCCGGCGCGGACCGGGCCGACCAGGACGACCAGGCCGAGTGGGCCGACATCGAGCCGGCGTCCAGCGGCCCGGTCGACGGACCGCCCGTCGAACCCGCCTCCTCCCGGCTCGGTGAGCCGGAACTCATCGTGGTCGGCCGCCGGGAGATACCCGAGCCTCGGGATCCGGGCGACGACGCTGCGACCACAACGCCGCCGGTCGGGTCGCCGTCGTCCGAGTCACCCGCCCCCGACTCGGACGAGCCGACCACCGGTTCGGCGGCGGAGGTCGCCGGCGCCGGCTACGACCCGCTCACCGATCCGATCCGGGAACCGCTCGCGGAATCGGTCCTGGCCAGCCCGACCGATCCCGTGGCCGAGCAGAAACCCGATCCGCTGACCGACCCGATCCCCGCGGACCAACTGCCGGACCCGGACCTGGCGTCCACCGCGCCGGCCGACTCGGTGGTCGCCAGCCCGGACACGGTGCTGCCGGTCGGGCCCGCCTCCGGCGCGGCCACCGCGCTGAGCGCGCCGACGATGCTCGCCCCGATCGTCCGCACCGACGACCCGCCGCCGACCGAGTCGGCGGCCCCGGCGGAACCCGAGCGGCCGGCCGACCCGGAGCACGTGCTCGCCACCTACCAGTGGCGGTTCCACCACGAGACGCTGCGGGAGCTGGTCGAGGATCCGGACGAGCTGCGGGCCATCCGGGACCGGCTGACCGAGAAGCTCGACCCGGCCACCGACAACCGGACCCGGGCCCGGTTGCTCAGCCTGCGTGCCGTGGTCTCGCGGATTCTCGGTGATCTGGGCAAGGCCCTCGCCGACGGCAAGCTGGGGCTGGCCCACGCCGAGGCGACCGGCGAGCTGCGCCGGATCGCCATCGCCCAGGCCCGGCTGGCGCACGTGCTGCAGTGGCGCGGCGAGTTCGACGAGGCCGACCGGCTCTTCGAGGAGGCGAACTCGTCGGAGCTGCCCGACCGGCTGCGGGCCACCATGCACGAGCACGCCGGCCGGTCCTGCTACGACCAGGGCCGCTACATGGAGGCCTGCAACCATTTCGAGAAGGCGTTGGAGCTGCGCAAGGTCGAGGACCCGGAGCTGATCGCGCGGACCGAGCTGGCGTTGGACGCGGTGTTCAGCCGGGTCGCGCAGAACGGGTGGGGCCCGTATCCGCGTACCCGGGAAGAGGTCCTGCGGCTGCACCGGCCGCCGCTGCCGACGTTCAGCGAGCAGGCGAAGCGCTGGGGTTACGCGGACCCGGACGGGCAGCTCGTGGTCGCACCGAACTACGCCGACGCGCAGCCGTTCCGCGACGGCGTCGCCTGGGTACGCCGGCCGGAGGCCCGGACCTGGGAACTGATCGACGAGTCGGGCGCCACCCTGATCGACGCGTCCACCGGGTACCTCAACGTCGGGTCGTTCAACGACGGGCTGGCCTGGGTGTCCCGCGACGGCGCCCGGACCTGGATCGCGATCGACAAGACGAACCGGGCGGTGATCACCGTCGGCTACGACGACGTCCGTCCGTTCCGGCGCGGCATCGCCGCGATCCGCCGGCTCGGGGTCTGGGGCGCCGTCGACAAGACCGGCAAGGTGGTGGTGGCGCCCCGGTACGACGGCTTCACCACCGCGCTCACCGACGGCCGCTACATCGACGGCTTCACCGACGAGGGCCTGGCGATCGTCGACATGGGCGGCCGCAAGGGGGTCATCGACCGGACCGGCAAGGTGCTGGTGGCGCCGGTCCACCCGGCCCTGGTCATCCACCCGGTGGCGTTCCTGATCGGCAGCGGTACCGGCAAGTGGGGCGCGCTGGACCGGCGCGGCGCCCCGCTCATCGACGCCTACCACCCCAGCCGCACCGCGGTGATGGACGAGATCGACCGGCTGCTGGCGGACACCAAGCCGGTGCTGTGA
- a CDS encoding aldo/keto reductase family protein, with product MEFRHLGRSGLIISEISYGNWITHGSQVEEEAAAACVRAALDSGITSFDTADVYAGTRAEEVLGRALRGERREGLEIFTKVFWPTGPGRNDRGLSRKHIMESINGSLRRLQTDYVDLYQAHRFDYSTPLEETMVAFADIVHAGKAHYIGVSEWQASQIREAHELARELKIQLVSNQPQYSMLWRVIESEVVPTSEELGLGQIVFSPIAQGVLSGKYVPGQAPPAGSRATDDKSGAGFIARFMTDEVLGTVQRLKPLADQAGLSMAQLAIAWVLQNPNVSSAIVGASRPEQVFDNVKASGVKLDADLLKKIDEIVEPITERDPGKTQSPAERP from the coding sequence ATGGAATTCCGACACCTTGGCCGCTCCGGCCTGATCATCAGCGAGATCTCGTACGGAAACTGGATCACTCACGGTTCGCAGGTCGAGGAGGAGGCCGCGGCGGCGTGCGTGCGCGCGGCGCTGGACTCGGGTATCACCAGCTTCGACACGGCCGACGTGTACGCCGGCACCCGGGCCGAGGAGGTGCTCGGTCGGGCGCTGCGCGGCGAGCGCCGGGAAGGGCTGGAGATCTTCACGAAGGTCTTCTGGCCGACCGGCCCGGGACGCAACGACCGGGGCCTGTCGCGCAAGCACATCATGGAGTCGATCAATGGCTCGCTGCGCCGGCTGCAGACCGACTACGTGGATCTCTATCAGGCGCACCGGTTCGACTACTCGACGCCGCTGGAGGAGACGATGGTGGCGTTCGCCGACATCGTGCACGCCGGCAAGGCGCACTACATCGGCGTGTCCGAGTGGCAGGCGTCGCAGATCCGCGAGGCGCACGAGCTGGCCCGGGAGCTGAAGATCCAGCTGGTCTCCAACCAGCCGCAGTACTCGATGCTCTGGCGGGTCATCGAGTCCGAGGTCGTCCCCACCTCGGAGGAGCTCGGCCTCGGCCAGATCGTCTTCTCGCCGATCGCCCAGGGGGTGCTCTCCGGCAAGTACGTTCCCGGTCAGGCGCCGCCGGCCGGTTCCCGGGCCACCGACGACAAGTCCGGCGCCGGGTTCATCGCCCGGTTCATGACCGACGAGGTGCTCGGCACGGTGCAGCGGCTCAAGCCGCTCGCCGACCAGGCCGGCCTGAGCATGGCCCAGCTGGCGATCGCCTGGGTGCTGCAGAACCCGAACGTCTCGTCGGCGATCGTCGGGGCGTCCCGGCCGGAGCAGGTGTTCGACAACGTCAAGGCCAGCGGCGTGAAGCTCGACGCCGACCTGCTCAAGAAGATCGACGAGATCGTCGAGCCGATCACCGAGCGCGACCCGGGCAAGACCCAGAGCCCGGCCGAACGGCCCTGA
- a CDS encoding site-2 protease family protein — protein sequence MANGWSDDGRLLLGVPREAFRPSPIFLALVAAFVGGGLLAWHEVGSPRLAVFVFVVAGWLVSLCLHEYAHAVIAFRAGDRAVAHRGYLTLNPLRYSHPLLSIVLPVVVVLLGGIGLPGGAVWVDRHRIPGRLRHTLVSLAGPATNVAFTLLLVLPFAIGVQVSAHPPFWAGVALLAFLQLTASVLNLLPVPGLDGGNMLAPWLSPQWRRGYDLLAPFGFLLLFALLWNPRVGGWFFAAVFAVADAIGLPPALYSAGLDLIRFWSF from the coding sequence ATGGCCAACGGCTGGTCGGACGACGGGCGGCTGCTGCTCGGCGTACCCCGGGAGGCGTTCCGGCCGAGCCCGATCTTCCTCGCCCTGGTGGCGGCCTTCGTCGGCGGCGGACTGCTCGCCTGGCACGAGGTCGGCAGCCCCCGGCTGGCGGTCTTCGTCTTCGTGGTCGCCGGCTGGCTGGTCTCACTCTGCCTGCACGAGTACGCGCACGCGGTGATCGCGTTCCGGGCCGGGGACCGGGCGGTGGCGCACCGCGGCTACCTCACGCTCAACCCGCTGCGCTACAGCCACCCGTTGCTCTCCATCGTGCTGCCGGTCGTGGTGGTGCTGCTGGGCGGCATCGGCCTGCCCGGCGGCGCCGTCTGGGTCGACCGGCACCGGATCCCCGGGCGGCTGCGGCACACCCTGGTCAGCCTCGCCGGCCCGGCGACCAACGTGGCGTTCACCCTGCTGCTGGTGCTGCCGTTCGCGATCGGGGTGCAGGTGTCGGCCCATCCGCCGTTCTGGGCCGGGGTGGCGCTGCTGGCGTTCCTGCAGTTGACCGCGAGCGTGCTGAACCTGCTGCCGGTGCCGGGCCTGGACGGCGGCAACATGCTCGCGCCGTGGCTGTCGCCGCAGTGGCGGCGCGGCTACGACCTGCTCGCCCCGTTCGGCTTCCTGCTGCTGTTCGCCCTGCTGTGGAACCCGCGGGTCGGCGGCTGGTTCTTCGCGGCCGTGTTCGCCGTCGCCGACGCGATCGGACTGCCGCCCGCCCTCTACTCCGCCGGCCTGGACCTGATCCGCTTCTGGTCCTTCTGA